Proteins found in one Pseudomonas frederiksbergensis genomic segment:
- the dnaB gene encoding replicative DNA helicase, producing MNDFSAPEQYDLQTSALKVPPHSIEAEQAVLGGLMLDNNAWERVLDQVSDGDFYRHDHRLIFRAIAKLADQNSPIDVVTLSEQLDKEGQTSQVGGLGYLGELAKNTPSVANIKAYAQIVRARATLRQLIGIATEIADSAFNPEGRTAEEILDEAERQIFQIAEARPKTGGPVSVNDLLTKAIDRIDTLFNTDNAITGLSTGYTDLDEKTSGLQPSDLIIVAGRPSMGKTTFAMNLVENAVLRSDKAVLVYSLEMPGESLIMRMLSSLGRIDQTKVRAGRLEDDDWPRLTSAVNLLNDRKLFIDDTAGISPSEMRARTRRLVREHGEVGLIMIDYLQLMQIPGSGGDNRTNEISEISRSLKALAKEFNCPVVALSQLNRSLEQRPNKRPINSDLRESGAIEQDADVIMFVYRDEVYHPETEHKGIAEIIIGKQRNGPIGTARLAFIGKYTRFENLAPGSYNFGDDE from the coding sequence ATGAACGATTTTTCCGCTCCTGAGCAATACGATCTGCAAACCTCCGCACTGAAGGTGCCGCCGCACTCCATCGAGGCCGAGCAAGCCGTGCTCGGCGGTCTGATGCTGGACAACAACGCCTGGGAGCGCGTGCTCGATCAGGTCTCGGACGGTGATTTCTATCGCCATGACCACCGCCTGATTTTCCGTGCGATCGCCAAGCTGGCTGATCAGAACTCGCCGATCGACGTCGTGACCCTGTCCGAGCAATTGGACAAGGAAGGTCAGACCTCGCAAGTCGGCGGTCTCGGTTACCTGGGCGAATTGGCGAAAAACACGCCGTCCGTCGCCAACATCAAGGCCTATGCCCAGATCGTGCGCGCACGGGCGACCTTGCGGCAGTTGATCGGTATCGCTACCGAGATTGCCGACAGCGCCTTCAACCCGGAAGGCCGCACGGCTGAAGAGATTCTCGACGAAGCCGAGCGGCAGATTTTCCAGATCGCCGAAGCGCGTCCGAAAACCGGTGGCCCGGTGAGCGTCAACGACCTGCTGACCAAGGCCATCGACCGTATCGACACCTTGTTCAACACTGACAACGCCATCACCGGCCTGTCCACCGGCTACACCGACCTCGACGAGAAGACCAGCGGTCTGCAACCGTCTGACTTGATCATCGTCGCCGGTCGTCCATCGATGGGTAAGACCACCTTTGCGATGAACCTGGTGGAGAACGCCGTGTTGCGCAGCGACAAGGCGGTGCTGGTGTACTCACTGGAGATGCCAGGCGAATCGCTGATCATGCGTATGTTGTCGTCCCTGGGTCGGATCGATCAGACCAAGGTCCGTGCCGGTCGCCTGGAAGACGACGATTGGCCGCGCCTGACCTCGGCGGTCAACCTGCTCAACGATCGGAAGCTGTTCATTGACGATACTGCCGGTATCAGCCCATCTGAAATGCGTGCGCGTACTCGACGTCTGGTGCGTGAGCACGGTGAAGTGGGCCTGATCATGATCGACTACCTGCAGCTAATGCAGATCCCGGGCTCCGGTGGCGATAACCGGACCAACGAGATTTCCGAGATTTCTCGCTCGTTAAAGGCTCTGGCCAAGGAATTCAACTGCCCGGTGGTGGCGCTGTCGCAGCTCAACCGCTCCCTGGAGCAACGTCCGAACAAGCGCCCGATCAACTCCGACCTGCGGGAATCCGGAGCGATCGAGCAGGATGCCGACGTCATCATGTTCGTGTACCGGGACGAGGTGTACCACCCGGAAACCGAACACAAGGGCATCGCCGAGATCATCATCGGCAAGCAGCGGAACGGTCCAATCGGTACGGCTCGACTGGCTTTCATCGGCAAATACACGCGCTTCGAAAACCTTGCGCCTGGCAGTTATAACTTTGGAGATGATGAGTAA